In Porites lutea chromosome 9, jaPorLute2.1, whole genome shotgun sequence, a single window of DNA contains:
- the LOC140947996 gene encoding uncharacterized protein, which yields MIRHPSSVIIAGPSGSGKSELVEQWLRDLNVFQVRPKKIVYAYDRWQPRFDRMQKKEGIQFHRGLPDPRHLTQWFGRTRGGVLVLDDLMEEGGQDKRVLDLFTKDSHHRNITVLYLTQDLFPPGKFSKTINRNAHYIVAFKNPRDQTGIRTILLQAFPDRWRQVLRLFKRITSRPFGYLMLDVHPASDDRYRLWSHLTRREGKTQVHTLPVDVPAVRKRAATRTRQGPSAKRRRTTT from the coding sequence ATGATCCGACACCCCAGTAGTGTGATTATCGCTGGCCCGTCGGGCAGCGGCAAGAGCGAGTTAGTGGAACAATGGTTACGGGACCTCAACGTGTTTCAAGTCCGACCCAAGAAGATCGTCTATGCGTACGACCGATGGCAACCCCGGTTTGATCGTATGCAAAAGAAGGAGGGGATTCAGTTTCATCGCGGGTTACCGGACCCTCGTCATTTGACCCAATGGTTTGGCCGGACGCGCGGTGGGGTGCTCGTCTTGGACGATTTGATGGAAGAAGGGGGACAGgacaaacgcgtgttggatTTGTTCACCAAAGATTCCCATCATCGCAACATCACCGTCTTGTATTTGACGCAAGATTTATTCCCGCCTGGCAAATTTTCCAAGACCATTAATCGCAACGCGCATTACATTGTGGCCTTCAAGAATCCCCGGGATCAAACGGGCATACGCACCATTTTACTGCAAGCCTTTCCCGACCGATGGCGTCAAGTCTTGCGCCTATTTAAACGCATCACGTCCCGTCCCTTTGGCTATTTGATGTTGGATGTGCATCCGGCGTCGGATGATCGGTACCGCCTGTGGAGTCATTTAACGCGCCGAGAAGGCAAGACGCAAGTCCATACCCTTCCCGTGGATGTCCCTGCCGTTCGAAAACGAGCTGCAACGAGAACTCGCCAGGGTCCGTCGGcaaagagaaggcggacaacaaCGTGA